In the Sphingobacterium sp. PCS056 genome, TGGCAAAGATTTAACAGGTTGGCATATCGATGTTCCAGAAATGGACAAAAATACGACTGTAAAAAGTCCTTTTCTTGTCAGAGAAGGAATGTTGGTCAGTATGGGTACACCAAATGGTCATATTATAACTGATCAATCGTACCAAAACTATAGCTTAGAAGTCGAATACCGTTTTGCAGGAAAACCAGGCAACTGTGGTGTACTGGTGCATGCTTCTATCCCACGCGCACTTTATGGAATGTTTCCAAAATCTATTGAGGTACAGATGATGCATGAAAATGCGGGAGACTTTTGGTGTATTGTAGAGGATATTAAAGTTCCAAATATGGTTGGACGTCGTGGTGAGGAAGCTGAATGGGGCATTACAGAGGGTAAAAATCGTCGCATTATAAATCTTACCGATCGCTCGGAAAAACCGCTTGGCGAATGGAATAACATGAGGATCGAATGTTTAGACCGGAAGATCAAAGTATGGGTGAATGGTGACCTTGTAAATGAAGGTTACGACTGTACCGCAAATAGTGGACAGATTGCACTACAAGCTGAAGGTGCTGAAGTAGAGTTCCGTAAGGTTTTACTAACTCCGATAACACATCT is a window encoding:
- a CDS encoding DUF1080 domain-containing protein — its product is MNFYYSAIFIVSSLAISFSSCAQSKSLFNGKDLTGWHIDVPEMDKNTTVKSPFLVREGMLVSMGTPNGHIITDQSYQNYSLEVEYRFAGKPGNCGVLVHASIPRALYGMFPKSIEVQMMHENAGDFWCIVEDIKVPNMVGRRGEEAEWGITEGKNRRIINLTDRSEKPLGEWNNMRIECLDRKIKVWVNGDLVNEGYDCTANSGQIALQAEGAEVEFRKVLLTPITHLSK